One stretch of Streptomyces sp. MMBL 11-1 DNA includes these proteins:
- the mhpA gene encoding bifunctional 3-(3-hydroxy-phenyl)propionate/3-hydroxycinnamic acid hydroxylase MhpA translates to MNGISGSRDRSAGAPEADVLVVGYGPVGQVLAILLAQSGWRVVVVERHPEPYSLPRAVAFDAEAARTLDAIGVTGRIGDITEPSQDYVVSDAAGRQLLRIGLGGSDGTGRPDSTSVYQPGLEAALAARGEELPTLRVLRGLRAVGLTESGSGAELVAEDERGGERRTFTASWVVGCDGAGSFVRRSLGVGWADSGFALDWLACDVVPDRPEDFPPSNLQIADPARPRVAVSCGPGRRRWEFMRMPGEDRAEFGTEENAWRLLSMFSAGPDNATLTRHATYTFRARNAEQWRRGRVLLAGDAAHQMPPFAGQGMCSGFRDAANLAWKLDLVLGGRAGEALLDSYEQERRAHVQQAIDLSVRLGRLICVTDPAAAADRDRAMTAPSPGPSRPSEPARPAGSTRSASPLGEPLAKGFLADGGPPAGELTGRARLTGPEGPGPADSVLGPGFVLLCRENLADTLSPAALETLRLVRGRVVTVVRADGGPTPGPDTVLDADGHWLPWLESLPAGAVLIRPDRYLFGAAPDADGLAALLMEFGRRLRRATR, encoded by the coding sequence ATGAACGGGATATCTGGGTCACGCGATCGGAGCGCCGGCGCGCCGGAGGCCGATGTCCTGGTCGTCGGCTACGGGCCGGTGGGGCAGGTTCTGGCCATCCTGCTGGCCCAGAGCGGGTGGCGGGTCGTCGTCGTCGAGCGCCATCCGGAACCGTACAGTCTGCCGCGAGCGGTGGCGTTCGACGCCGAGGCCGCCCGTACGCTCGACGCCATCGGCGTCACCGGCCGGATCGGGGACATCACCGAGCCCTCGCAGGACTACGTGGTCAGCGACGCCGCCGGACGGCAGCTCCTGCGGATCGGGCTGGGCGGCTCGGACGGGACGGGCCGGCCGGACTCCACCTCCGTGTACCAGCCGGGGCTTGAGGCCGCGCTCGCGGCCCGCGGCGAGGAACTGCCCACGCTGCGCGTGCTCCGCGGCCTGCGTGCCGTGGGGCTGACCGAATCCGGCTCCGGCGCCGAGCTGGTCGCCGAGGACGAACGCGGCGGCGAGCGGCGGACGTTCACCGCCTCCTGGGTGGTGGGCTGCGACGGTGCGGGCAGCTTCGTGCGGCGCTCCCTGGGCGTCGGCTGGGCCGACTCCGGCTTCGCCCTGGACTGGCTGGCCTGCGATGTGGTGCCGGACCGCCCGGAGGACTTCCCGCCGTCCAACCTCCAGATCGCCGATCCCGCCCGGCCACGGGTGGCCGTCTCCTGCGGACCGGGCCGCCGCCGCTGGGAGTTCATGCGGATGCCCGGGGAGGACCGGGCGGAGTTCGGCACCGAGGAGAACGCCTGGCGGCTGCTGTCGATGTTCTCCGCCGGGCCGGACAACGCCACACTGACCCGCCACGCCACCTACACCTTCCGGGCCCGCAACGCCGAGCAGTGGCGACGCGGGCGGGTGCTGCTGGCCGGGGACGCGGCCCATCAGATGCCGCCGTTCGCCGGCCAGGGCATGTGCTCCGGCTTCCGGGATGCCGCGAACCTCGCCTGGAAGCTCGACCTGGTGCTGGGCGGCCGGGCCGGGGAGGCCCTCCTCGACAGCTACGAGCAGGAGCGCCGCGCCCACGTCCAGCAGGCGATCGACCTCTCCGTGCGGCTCGGGCGGCTGATCTGCGTGACCGACCCGGCCGCGGCGGCCGACAGGGACCGGGCGATGACCGCCCCCTCCCCCGGCCCGTCCCGGCCGTCCGAACCGGCGCGCCCCGCCGGCTCGACGCGCTCCGCGAGCCCGCTGGGCGAGCCCCTGGCCAAGGGCTTCCTCGCCGACGGCGGGCCTCCGGCCGGTGAACTCACCGGCCGGGCCCGGCTGACCGGCCCCGAAGGTCCGGGCCCGGCCGACTCCGTGCTCGGCCCCGGCTTCGTACTGCTGTGCCGCGAGAACCTCGCGGACACCCTGTCCCCCGCCGCGCTGGAGACGCTGCGGCTGGTACGCGGCCGGGTGGTGACCGTCGTGCGCGCCGACGGCGGTCCGACACCCGGGCCGGACACGGTGCTGGACGCCGACGGCCACTGGCTGCCCTGGCTGGAATCGCTGCCGGCCGGGGCGGTCCTGATCCGCCCCGACCGCTACCTGTTCGGCGCGGCCCCCGACGCGGACGGGCTCGCGGCGCTGCTCATGGAGTTCGGGCGGCGGCTGCGCCGGGCCACCCGGTAG
- a CDS encoding ABC transporter ATP-binding protein: protein MSTSPTTATARAGAPPTPAVIARAIGVTRHYGDTVALDNVDFTVREGEFIGLLGPNGAGKTTLLNSLLGLRKPTSGRIELFGGSPTNPASRRFIGVTPQESGVPPTLRVAEAVDFVAAHFKETEDRDELLERFDLTKEARRQTGGLSGGQKRRLALALAFVGRPRLVILDEPTTGLDVESRRMLWDRIREFHEGGGTVLLTTHYLEEIEALAKRVVVIAQGRIRADDSVGAIRGMAHMQRVSMNAGPLPDLPGVISEERTEERVELMTHDADQLVRALVRQGVEFSGLAVQQATLEEAFLVISQS, encoded by the coding sequence ATGAGCACCAGCCCCACCACCGCCACCGCCCGCGCAGGGGCTCCCCCCACACCGGCCGTCATCGCCCGCGCCATCGGCGTCACCCGGCACTACGGGGACACCGTCGCCCTGGACAACGTGGACTTCACCGTGCGGGAGGGCGAGTTCATCGGCCTGCTCGGGCCGAACGGCGCCGGCAAGACCACGCTGCTCAACTCCCTGCTGGGGCTGCGCAAGCCGACCTCCGGGCGCATCGAGCTGTTCGGAGGCTCCCCCACGAACCCGGCCAGCCGGCGGTTCATCGGCGTCACCCCGCAGGAGAGCGGCGTACCGCCGACCCTGCGGGTGGCCGAAGCGGTCGACTTCGTGGCCGCGCACTTCAAGGAGACCGAGGACCGGGACGAGCTGCTGGAGCGGTTCGACCTGACCAAGGAGGCCCGCCGCCAGACCGGCGGACTCTCCGGCGGCCAGAAGCGCCGTCTGGCGCTCGCCCTGGCGTTCGTCGGGCGCCCGCGCCTGGTCATCCTCGACGAGCCGACCACCGGCCTGGACGTGGAGTCCCGGCGGATGCTGTGGGACCGCATCCGCGAGTTCCACGAGGGCGGTGGCACCGTCCTGCTCACCACGCACTACCTGGAGGAGATCGAGGCCCTGGCCAAGCGGGTGGTGGTGATCGCCCAGGGCCGCATCCGGGCGGACGACAGTGTGGGCGCCATCCGGGGGATGGCCCATATGCAGCGGGTGTCCATGAACGCCGGACCGCTGCCGGACCTGCCGGGCGTCATCAGCGAGGAGCGGACGGAGGAGCGGGTCGAGCTGATGACCCACGACGCCGATCAGCTGGTCCGGGCACTGGTGCGCCAGGGCGTGGAGTTCTCCGGCCTCGCCGTCCAGCAGGCCACGCTCGAAGAAGCCTTCCTGGTGATCTCCCAGTCCTGA
- a CDS encoding thiopeptide-type bacteriocin: MSKIMETMDVDAMFDSFDIEELDTLEIADGVALPEMGASYLNAPLCCSSSSSCC; the protein is encoded by the coding sequence ATGAGCAAGATCATGGAGACCATGGACGTGGACGCGATGTTCGACTCCTTCGACATCGAGGAGCTGGACACGCTGGAGATCGCGGACGGCGTCGCGCTGCCGGAGATGGGCGCCTCGTACCTGAACGCCCCCCTCTGCTGCTCCTCCTCGTCCTCCTGCTGCTGA
- a CDS encoding thiazolylpeptide-type bacteriocin, translated as MSKIVETMDVDAMFDSFDIEELGTMELADGVALPEMGASKGDWTCCSSSSSSCC; from the coding sequence ATGAGCAAGATCGTGGAGACCATGGACGTGGACGCGATGTTCGACTCCTTCGACATCGAGGAGCTGGGCACCATGGAGCTCGCGGACGGCGTCGCCCTGCCCGAGATGGGCGCCTCGAAGGGCGACTGGACCTGCTGCTCCTCGTCCTCTTCCTCCTGCTGCTGA
- a CDS encoding class I adenylate-forming enzyme family protein, with protein MTFPIDVPDSWAGHEHYARRVLWRLARQPSLPTLYFRGRWLDGATLADAVRATVVGLRRAGLTPGGTVAVLTEPNHPAMLIGRYAAHLLGAGVVQVRSANPRSDAFPLPAATQARILDGTGTSVLLVDAPHLERARALLSLTEGSPRLLGYGVGAADCPDALSCRDEPLGELPAHDPGRRAVVAFTSGSSGAPKNIHQTFGVWDSTVRSAAGGEPDERRVFLAVTPLSHTIGAMADAVLTAGGQVLLHQDFDAPKVLRAFEDHGVTDTYLAVPHLYRLTELLADGPGQEQGVGSGPVGDALGSLRRVVYSGTPAAPHRVAEALRVFGPVLVQLYGTTEAGGISNLSPFDHLEPELLGSVGRPLPWVEVEVREPGTGRPVPRGEAGEIWVRASTVMAGYPDDPELTARVLRDGWLDTGDLGHWDRYGYLRLTGRSGQVIKSGGLKVYPAAVEGALLSHPAVRHAAVHGVRDPDRTEYVHAAVVLRAGRTASAEELRTHVGERLSPLHAPAEITFWDSMPLNERGKPDLACLRSGNGRQAYDGAPPKGTP; from the coding sequence GTGACCTTCCCCATAGATGTGCCCGACTCCTGGGCCGGACATGAGCACTACGCGCGCCGTGTGCTGTGGCGGCTGGCCCGTCAGCCCTCCCTGCCCACCCTGTACTTCCGGGGCCGGTGGCTGGACGGCGCGACGCTGGCCGACGCGGTACGCGCGACCGTGGTGGGCCTGCGGCGGGCCGGGCTGACCCCCGGCGGCACGGTGGCGGTGCTCACCGAACCCAACCACCCCGCGATGCTGATCGGCCGCTACGCCGCTCACCTCCTGGGGGCGGGCGTCGTCCAGGTGCGCTCGGCCAACCCCCGCTCGGACGCGTTCCCGCTGCCCGCCGCCACCCAGGCGCGGATCCTCGACGGGACCGGCACGTCCGTACTCCTCGTCGACGCCCCCCATCTGGAGCGCGCCCGCGCCCTGTTGTCGCTGACCGAGGGCAGCCCCCGCCTGCTGGGTTACGGAGTCGGCGCCGCGGACTGCCCCGACGCGCTGTCCTGCCGGGACGAGCCACTCGGAGAACTTCCCGCCCACGACCCCGGCCGCCGCGCCGTGGTGGCCTTCACCAGCGGAAGCAGCGGTGCGCCGAAGAACATCCACCAGACCTTCGGGGTCTGGGACAGCACCGTCCGGTCCGCGGCCGGCGGCGAACCGGACGAGCGGCGGGTGTTCCTCGCCGTGACGCCCCTCAGCCACACCATCGGCGCCATGGCGGACGCGGTACTGACCGCCGGCGGCCAGGTCCTCCTGCACCAGGACTTCGACGCCCCGAAGGTGCTGCGCGCCTTCGAGGACCACGGCGTCACCGACACCTACCTGGCCGTTCCGCACCTCTACCGGCTCACGGAACTCCTGGCCGACGGGCCGGGCCAGGAGCAGGGCGTCGGCTCGGGCCCCGTCGGGGACGCCCTGGGGTCGCTGCGCCGCGTCGTCTACAGCGGCACCCCCGCCGCGCCGCACCGGGTCGCCGAGGCCCTGCGGGTGTTCGGCCCGGTACTCGTCCAGCTGTACGGCACCACCGAGGCCGGGGGCATCAGCAATCTGAGCCCGTTCGACCACCTGGAACCCGAGCTCCTGGGCAGTGTGGGACGGCCGCTGCCCTGGGTGGAGGTGGAGGTGCGCGAGCCCGGCACCGGCCGCCCGGTGCCGCGCGGGGAGGCCGGGGAGATCTGGGTACGCGCCTCCACGGTCATGGCCGGCTACCCGGACGACCCGGAGCTGACCGCCCGCGTCCTGCGGGACGGCTGGCTGGACACCGGCGACCTCGGCCACTGGGACCGCTACGGCTATCTGCGGCTGACCGGCCGCAGCGGCCAGGTCATCAAGTCCGGTGGCCTGAAGGTCTATCCCGCCGCGGTCGAGGGCGCGCTGCTGTCCCACCCGGCGGTACGGCACGCGGCCGTCCACGGCGTACGGGATCCGGACCGGACCGAGTACGTCCACGCGGCCGTCGTGCTCAGGGCGGGACGGACCGCCTCCGCGGAGGAACTGCGCACCCACGTCGGCGAGCGGCTCTCCCCCCTGCACGCCCCCGCCGAGATCACGTTCTGGGACTCGATGCCGCTCAACGAGCGCGGCAAGCCCGACCTGGCCTGTCTGCGCTCCGGTAACGGCCGGCAGGCGTACGACGGTGCACCGCCGAAGGGAACTCCATGA
- a CDS encoding thiazolylpeptide-type bacteriocin, which yields MRSTLETMDVDAMFDSFNIEELDTMEIADGVALPEMAASSLPHTCCSSSSSSCCCC from the coding sequence ATGAGATCGACCCTGGAAACCATGGACGTGGACGCGATGTTCGACTCCTTCAACATCGAGGAGCTGGACACGATGGAGATCGCGGACGGCGTCGCGCTGCCGGAGATGGCCGCGTCGAGCCTGCCGCACACCTGCTGCTCCTCATCCTCGTCCTCCTGCTGCTGCTGCTGA
- a CDS encoding thiopeptide-type bacteriocin, with the protein MSKILGTVDADADADAMFDSFDIEELGTMEFADGVALPEMAASTAHAPLCCSSSSSACC; encoded by the coding sequence ATGAGCAAGATCCTGGGGACCGTGGACGCTGACGCGGACGCGGACGCGATGTTCGACTCGTTCGACATCGAGGAGCTGGGCACGATGGAGTTCGCGGACGGCGTCGCGCTGCCGGAGATGGCCGCGTCGACCGCGCACGCGCCGCTCTGCTGCTCGTCCTCCTCCTCGGCCTGCTGCTGA
- a CDS encoding 2-amino-3,7-dideoxy-D-threo-hept-6-ulosonate synthase, translated as MTTHQHFGRAVRLRRLFHHDPQRLLIVPLDHSLSDGPVVPRGSSIDRLTGQLAGAGVDAIVVHKGSLRHIDHSRLASMSLILHLNASTAHAPDPDAKHLVTGVEAAMRLGADAVSVHINMGSREEARQLADLGAVADQCDRWNLPLLAMMYPRGPKITDPADPELVAHAVTLAADLGADLVKAPCLRTRAEMRDLTAACPIPLICAGGPQRDTEDEVLAFAREAVAGGAAGVAMGRNIFQSPDPGAMAARVAGVVHNRPGSTLGHIEEGHGSELRETVLA; from the coding sequence ATGACCACACACCAGCACTTCGGCCGAGCCGTGCGGCTGCGCCGGCTGTTCCACCACGACCCCCAGCGGCTGCTGATCGTCCCGCTCGATCACTCGCTCAGCGACGGCCCGGTGGTGCCGCGCGGCAGCAGCATCGACCGGCTCACCGGGCAGCTCGCCGGCGCCGGGGTGGACGCGATCGTGGTGCACAAGGGCAGCCTCCGCCACATCGACCACTCCCGGCTGGCCTCGATGTCCCTGATCCTGCACCTGAACGCCAGCACCGCGCACGCGCCGGACCCGGACGCCAAACACCTGGTCACCGGGGTGGAGGCGGCGATGCGCCTGGGCGCGGACGCGGTGAGCGTGCACATCAACATGGGTTCGCGGGAAGAGGCGCGGCAGCTGGCCGACCTCGGCGCGGTGGCCGACCAGTGCGACCGCTGGAACCTTCCGCTGCTGGCGATGATGTACCCACGCGGCCCGAAGATCACCGACCCGGCCGACCCCGAACTGGTCGCCCACGCCGTCACCCTCGCGGCCGACCTGGGCGCCGATCTGGTCAAGGCCCCCTGCCTGCGCACCCGGGCGGAGATGCGGGACCTCACCGCGGCCTGCCCGATCCCGCTGATCTGTGCGGGTGGCCCGCAGCGCGACACGGAGGACGAGGTGCTGGCCTTCGCCCGGGAAGCCGTGGCGGGCGGTGCGGCCGGAGTCGCGATGGGCAGAAACATCTTCCAGTCTCCCGACCCCGGGGCGATGGCCGCCAGGGTGGCTGGAGTGGTCCACAACCGCCCCGGGAGCACGCTCGGTCACATCGAGGAAGGGCACGGCAGTGAGCTCAGAGAAACTGTGCTGGCTTGA
- a CDS encoding thiazolylpeptide-type bacteriocin, whose translation MSMAIEAMNADALFDSFDIEELDTMEVADGVALPEMGASTGNTMCCSSSSSSCC comes from the coding sequence ATGAGCATGGCCATTGAGGCGATGAACGCGGACGCCCTGTTCGACTCCTTCGACATCGAGGAGCTGGACACCATGGAGGTCGCCGACGGCGTCGCCCTGCCCGAGATGGGCGCCTCGACGGGCAACACCATGTGCTGCTCCTCGTCGTCCTCCTCCTGCTGCTGA
- a CDS encoding thiopeptide-type bacteriocin biosynthesis protein — protein MTDTSETARAGDGDTGSGTVWRTWHLHVSSGDRSVHDRVLVEAVVPLIHTLPDRPWFFLRYWHGGPHVRLRVGDLTDEQAASAERLLAERLADAGRLREGETAMSPADYARTASSMTTAGDQPSHQEVTGMLEPGVHRFAYHPEYERYGGRELLPESERLFELSSRLVLSFLRRGPSAGARALLALRATVCAGRALGDDPAEEAAFYDHGLRAWRTWAAGYGYTERQLDELYRAARPTDELRAKVAGGDTAGPLAPWQAALTGLSDRIRRETPLHPAQVTVSHVHMLHNRLGLRAVEEYQTYARLARLFPVRSAPEGAPPSDHSGPAQSGAVLTPEEHR, from the coding sequence TTGACGGACACATCCGAGACCGCGCGCGCCGGGGACGGCGACACCGGCTCCGGCACCGTGTGGCGGACCTGGCATCTGCACGTGTCGAGCGGCGACCGCAGCGTGCACGACCGGGTGCTGGTCGAGGCGGTCGTGCCGCTGATCCACACCCTGCCGGACCGGCCGTGGTTCTTCCTCCGCTACTGGCACGGCGGCCCCCATGTCCGCCTGCGCGTAGGGGATCTGACGGACGAGCAGGCCGCGTCGGCCGAGCGGCTCCTCGCCGAGCGCCTCGCGGACGCCGGGCGGCTGCGGGAGGGCGAGACGGCGATGAGCCCGGCGGACTACGCGCGGACCGCCTCCTCCATGACCACGGCCGGGGACCAGCCCTCCCACCAGGAGGTCACCGGCATGCTGGAGCCCGGTGTCCACCGCTTCGCCTACCACCCGGAGTACGAGCGGTACGGCGGCCGGGAACTCCTGCCGGAGAGCGAGCGGCTCTTCGAGCTCTCCAGCAGGCTGGTTCTCTCCTTTCTCCGGCGGGGGCCCTCCGCCGGGGCCCGGGCTCTGCTGGCCCTGCGCGCCACCGTCTGCGCCGGGCGGGCGCTCGGCGACGACCCCGCCGAGGAGGCGGCCTTCTACGATCACGGACTGCGCGCCTGGCGTACGTGGGCAGCCGGCTACGGCTACACGGAGCGGCAGCTCGACGAGCTGTACCGGGCCGCCCGGCCGACCGACGAGCTGCGGGCCAAAGTGGCGGGGGGAGACACCGCGGGCCCGCTGGCACCGTGGCAGGCGGCGCTCACCGGACTGTCGGACCGGATACGGCGGGAGACCCCGCTCCACCCGGCACAGGTCACCGTCTCCCACGTCCACATGCTGCACAACCGCCTCGGCCTGCGGGCGGTCGAGGAATACCAGACCTATGCCCGGCTGGCGAGGCTCTTCCCCGTCCGGTCGGCCCCCGAAGGGGCGCCCCCTTCCGACCACTCCGGACCGGCGCAGAGCGGCGCGGTCCTGACACCCGAGGAGCACCGATGA
- a CDS encoding ABC transporter permease, producing MSSLTLVHARYQLVELSRIPMAIIGAAFFPAASLIFFVVPNTKDDPVGATLATASMVVFAAMISNLFGHGTGVAEDRSQPWDPYTRTLPIGPAVRFGSRIITGLAMMLFSMVPVVIVAAFFTPATLSPARFLLAIGVVILVSVPFTMMGLAIGYLLSTKAAIATVQLVFLPLAFAGGLLAGPGEAPGFIEAIAPFVPTRGSAELMWATVGDYDINPVAIVSLVVWTAGLAALAFYAYQRDEGRRYH from the coding sequence ATGTCATCACTGACCCTTGTCCATGCCCGCTACCAGCTGGTCGAGCTCAGCCGCATCCCCATGGCGATCATCGGCGCGGCCTTCTTCCCGGCCGCCTCGCTGATCTTCTTCGTGGTGCCCAACACCAAGGACGACCCTGTCGGGGCCACCCTCGCCACGGCCTCGATGGTGGTCTTCGCGGCGATGATCAGCAATCTCTTCGGCCACGGCACCGGTGTGGCCGAAGACCGCTCCCAGCCCTGGGACCCCTACACCCGCACCCTGCCGATCGGCCCGGCGGTGCGGTTCGGCAGCCGCATCATCACCGGTCTCGCGATGATGCTGTTCTCGATGGTCCCGGTCGTGATCGTGGCGGCGTTCTTCACCCCCGCCACCCTTTCGCCGGCCCGCTTCCTGCTGGCGATCGGCGTGGTGATCCTCGTCTCCGTGCCGTTCACCATGATGGGGCTGGCGATCGGCTACCTGCTCTCCACCAAGGCGGCGATCGCCACCGTCCAGCTCGTCTTCCTGCCCCTGGCCTTCGCGGGAGGGCTGCTGGCAGGCCCGGGCGAGGCGCCCGGATTCATCGAGGCGATCGCCCCGTTCGTCCCGACGCGGGGCTCCGCCGAGCTGATGTGGGCGACCGTCGGCGACTACGACATCAACCCGGTCGCCATCGTGTCGCTCGTGGTCTGGACCGCCGGTCTGGCCGCCCTCGCGTTCTACGCCTACCAGCGTGACGAGGGACGCCGCTACCACTGA
- a CDS encoding TOMM precursor leader peptide-binding protein, whose protein sequence is MAENPTTVVCAPALSDATDTDWRVVLEPLGAFGDGTVGVNLGWDLAWERDRLRSAGEREHLSVRVYGDEVLVGPRWVPGTDSGCAGCAELRSRLVIDHPLTDDLTRPTARVAPRRPFLAELTRAALARLADRPLGPGELYAVGSRGTRTHRVPRHFACPLCAPEIPERPVGRPPEPLALRPRPAAADNPGRAAAGAALVRPGALRSRLVDPRFGPVLAQQRELLAPFAMSMALQPDAVALGYARETTFAKADPIAILEVYERLSGFPHQAPLVEGVSYADLVAAEGGAEVAVRPAAFGEYTEEQAARPTARIERVTDETPMDWAWGHDLADGRPRLVPAELAFFQYDYRYGREQRAARRHGAAPRRHLYQESSSGCAVGSCLEEAALYSLLELAERDAFLISFHRARPLPEITHSSITDPVARGLLATAASRGFRVHLLRATQDIDLPVVWAMAVNTRAPFPATFSAAGSGIDPVSALRGALWEVTQMATDRLTWDRSEAEPMLADPWLVDEMDDHLRLYALPEMKERVTSVLGGPEMSLSEAFEGWPDRLEQAAGGDVLGALDYIRGRYAAAGLDRIVLVDSTTRDHADIGLAAAKAVVPGIVPMCFGQAQQRVAGLPRLEAALAGTPSGDLSPPYEPHAFP, encoded by the coding sequence GTGGCTGAGAACCCGACCACCGTCGTCTGCGCACCCGCACTGTCCGACGCCACGGACACCGACTGGCGTGTTGTGCTGGAGCCGCTGGGCGCCTTTGGGGACGGCACCGTCGGCGTCAACCTCGGCTGGGACCTGGCCTGGGAACGTGACCGGCTGCGGTCGGCCGGCGAGCGCGAGCATCTGTCCGTCCGCGTCTACGGCGACGAGGTGCTGGTCGGCCCCCGCTGGGTGCCGGGGACGGACTCCGGCTGCGCGGGCTGCGCCGAGCTGCGCTCCCGGCTGGTGATCGACCACCCCCTGACCGACGACCTGACCCGGCCCACGGCGCGGGTCGCCCCGCGCCGCCCGTTCCTTGCCGAGCTCACCCGCGCGGCGCTGGCACGGCTGGCCGACCGCCCCCTGGGGCCGGGCGAGTTGTACGCGGTGGGGTCGCGGGGGACGCGGACGCACCGCGTACCCCGCCACTTCGCCTGCCCGCTGTGCGCGCCGGAGATCCCCGAACGGCCGGTGGGCCGGCCGCCGGAGCCCCTGGCGCTGCGACCACGCCCCGCCGCCGCGGACAATCCCGGCCGGGCCGCGGCCGGGGCCGCGCTGGTGCGGCCCGGAGCGCTGCGCTCACGGCTGGTGGACCCGCGCTTCGGACCGGTCCTCGCGCAGCAACGGGAGCTGCTGGCCCCCTTTGCCATGAGCATGGCGCTCCAGCCCGACGCGGTGGCCCTCGGCTATGCCCGCGAGACGACCTTCGCCAAGGCGGACCCGATCGCCATCCTGGAGGTGTACGAGCGGCTTTCGGGCTTCCCGCACCAGGCGCCGCTCGTCGAGGGGGTCTCGTACGCCGATCTCGTCGCCGCCGAGGGCGGAGCGGAGGTCGCGGTGCGGCCCGCCGCGTTCGGCGAGTACACCGAGGAGCAGGCGGCACGTCCCACCGCGCGGATCGAGCGGGTGACGGACGAGACGCCGATGGACTGGGCGTGGGGGCACGACCTGGCGGACGGCCGGCCCCGGCTCGTCCCCGCCGAACTCGCCTTCTTCCAGTACGACTACCGCTACGGACGGGAGCAGCGGGCGGCGCGCCGGCACGGGGCCGCGCCGCGCCGGCACCTGTACCAGGAGTCCTCCAGCGGCTGCGCGGTCGGCTCCTGCCTGGAAGAGGCAGCGCTCTACTCCCTGCTGGAACTCGCCGAGCGGGACGCCTTCCTGATCAGCTTCCACCGAGCCCGCCCGCTGCCGGAGATCACCCACTCCTCGATCACCGACCCGGTCGCCCGGGGGCTGCTGGCGACCGCCGCCTCGCGCGGCTTCCGGGTCCACCTGCTCCGCGCCACCCAGGACATCGACCTGCCGGTGGTCTGGGCGATGGCGGTCAACACCCGCGCTCCGTTCCCGGCCACGTTCTCCGCCGCGGGCTCCGGCATCGACCCGGTCTCCGCGCTCCGCGGGGCGCTGTGGGAGGTGACCCAGATGGCGACCGATCGCCTGACCTGGGACCGCTCCGAGGCCGAACCGATGCTGGCCGACCCCTGGCTGGTCGACGAGATGGACGACCACCTGCGGCTCTACGCGCTGCCCGAGATGAAGGAGCGGGTCACGTCCGTGCTGGGCGGGCCGGAGATGAGCCTGTCGGAGGCGTTCGAGGGCTGGCCGGACCGGCTGGAACAGGCCGCCGGGGGCGATGTGCTCGGGGCGCTGGACTACATCCGGGGGAGGTACGCCGCGGCCGGACTGGACCGGATCGTCCTGGTGGACTCCACCACACGGGACCACGCCGACATCGGCCTGGCCGCCGCCAAGGCCGTGGTGCCGGGCATCGTCCCCATGTGCTTCGGCCAGGCCCAGCAGCGAGTGGCCGGGCTGCCGAGGCTGGAGGCGGCCCTGGCCGGAACGCCCTCCGGCGATCTGTCGCCGCCCTACGAGCCGCACGCCTTCCCCTGA